GTGGTCGTGCTCGACGGCGAGTCCGTGCCGGCGACGTCCGCACTCGCGTCGGCCGAGGGCCTCCAGGGCGTCACCGTCGTCGAGATCGTCACGGGCCAGGTCAACGGGGCGCGCGGCGGTCTCTCCATCGTGGTGGACCCCCACACGCTCCAGCTGGAGTCGGGGCACGGCCTGGTGTACGACGGTGTTCCCGACCTCCTGAGCCACGAGGCGGCGGAGGCGCTCGCGCGCCAGCTGGCGCCGCTCCACGTGGCAACGGGCGGGGACGACGACGAGCCGCTGCTCGCCAATCTGGAATTCACCGACCTGCTGAATCTCGGTGACGCGGCTTCGGTCGACGTGAGCCGGACCTGGCGGGCCCGCTCGCAGGCGGAGCGGCTCCGTGTCCCGATCGGCGTGGGCGAGGACGGCGGCCCGGTGATGCTGGACCTCAAGGAGGCTGCGCAGGAGGGCATGGGACCGCACGGGCTGTGTGTGGGCGCCACGGGTTCCGGCAAGTCGGAGCTGCTGCGCACACTGGTCCTGGGCCTCGCCGTCACCCACACCTCGGAGACGCTGAACTTCGTCCTCGCGGACTTCAAGGGTGGCGCCACCTTCGCGGGGATGGCGCAGATGCCGCACGTCGCCGCGGTGATCACCAACCTCGCCGACGACCTGACACTGGTGGACCGCATGGGCGACTCCATCAGCGGTGAGCTCAACCGCCGCCAGGAGATGCTGCGCGACGCGGGCAACTACGCCAACATCCACGACTACGAGAAAGCGCGTGCCGCGGGTGCCCCGCTGCAGCCCATCCCCTCCCTCGTCCTGGTCATCGACGAGTTCAGCGAGCTGCTGACGGCAAAGCCGGACTTCATCGAGATGTTCGTCCAGATCGGGCGCATCGGCCGTTCGCTGGGCGTCCACCTCCTGCTGGCCTCGCAGCGCCTGGAGGAAGGACGGCTGCGCGGCCTGGAGACCTATCTGTCGTACCGGATCGGTCTGCGTACGTTCTCCACCGGCGAGTCCCGCGCCGCACTGGGCGTCCCCGATGCCTACCACCTGCCCAATGTGCCCGGTTCGGGCTATCTGAAGTACGGCACGGACGAGATGGTGCGCTTCAAGGCGGCGTACGTCTCCGGGGTGTACCGCTCGGGTGCGCAGCCCGCCGCGTCCTCCGGTCCGCTGCCCGTCGACCGTCGGCCGGTGCTGTTCACCGCGGCCCCGGTGCCCGTGCGCTACGTGCAGCCGACGGCGGAGCCGGGCGTCCCCGACGCGCGCAGGTCCGAGGACGACGCCCTGGCGGACACGGTCCTCGACGTGATCGTGCGCAGGCTGGAGGGCCGCGGGGCGTCGGCGCACCAGGTGTGGCTGCCCCCGCTGGACAATCCACCGTCGCTGGACGAGCTCCTGCCGGGGCTGTCCGCGGTCGAGGGCCGCGGGCTGACCCAGCCCGGGTTCGAGGGCGCGGGCCGCCTCGTCGTACCGCTGGGTGTGGTCGACAAGCCGTACGAGCAGCGCCGTGACACCCTCTACCGGGACTTCTCCGGCGCGGCCGGCCACATGCAGATCACCGGTGGCCCGCAGTCGGGCAAGTCCACGCTGCTGCGGACGCTGATCGCGGGCTTCGCCCTCACCCACACACCGCAGGAGGTCCAGTTCTACGGGCTGGACTTCGGTGGTGGCGGCATGGCCTCGGTCTCCGGGCTGCCCCACGTGGGAGGGATCGCCTCCCGGCTCGATCCCGAACGGGTGCGCCGTACGGTCTCCGAGGTGTACGGGATCATGGCCCGCCGTGAGGAGTACTTCCGCAGCGCGGGCATCGACTCCATCGCCACCTTCCGCAGGCTGCGGGCGCGCGGCGAGATCTCGGTGACGGACCAGCCGTGGGGCGACGTCTTCCTGATCATCGACGGCTGGGGCAACTTCCGTACGGACTACGAGGCCCTGGAAGCGGCGGCCATCGACATCGCGCAGCGCGGTCTCGGTTACGGCATCCACCTGATCGTCACGGCGTCGCGTTCGATGGAGGTCCGGGCCAACCTGAAGGACCACCTGATGAACCGGCTCGAACTGCGGCTCGGTGACGTCATGGACTCCGAGCTGGACCGCAAGGCCGCGGTCAACGTGCCCGCCGGTGTACCCGGGCGCGGTCTCACTCCGGAGAAGCTGCACTTCATGGCGGCGGTGCCACGGATCGACGGCATCAACTCCGACAGCGACCTCTCCGAGGCGACGGCGGCCATGAACCAGGAGGTCGCCCGGCACTGGACGGCGGCTCCCGCTCCCGCGGTCCGGCTGCTGCCCCGCGAACTCCCGGTCCGCGACCTGCCGGCGGGCTACGCGCAGCCGGAGCGGGGCATCGCGTTCGGGATCGACGAGAACAACCTGGAACCGGTCTGGCTCGACTTCGAGCGCGACCCGTTCTTCCTGGTGTTCGGCGAGAGCGAGTCCGGCAAGTCCAACCTGCTGCGCATGCTCATCAAGCAGCTGACCGAGAGGTACGACGGGAACGCCGCGAAGTTCTTCGTCATCGACAACCGGCGAGCGCTCCTGGACGTCACCCCCGCGACGCACCTCGCGGAGTACGTGCCCATGTCCAACAACATGGAGCACCACGCGGACGCGCTGTACGACCTGATGAAGCGCCGTACGCCGTCGCCCGACGTCACCGCACAGGAGCTCCGTGACCGCAGTTGGTGGAGCGGCCCGTCGGTGTTCGTGGTCGTCGACGACTACGACCTGGTCTCGACGTCCAGCGGCAACCCGTTGTCGAAGCTCACGGAGATGCTGCCGTTCTCCCGTGACGTCGGGGTGCGGTTCATCATCGCGCGCAGCACGGCGGGAGCGGGCCGCGCACTGTACGAGCCCTTCCTCCAGCGCATCCTGGAACTGGGCGCGCAGGGCGTGATGCTGTCCGGCGACCCGATCGAGGGCGACATCCTCGGCAACGTACGCCCGCGGCCGATGCCCCCGGGGCGCGGGGTCTTCGTCACCCGCCGACGCGGGAACCCGCTGGTGCAGACGGGGCTCATGGACGGGGAGCGGTAGGGCCTGTGGCCGGTGCGAGGCGGGTGGTGACGGAGTAGGTCCGTCACCACCCGCTTCGGCGTTCGGGCGGGCCCTGGGCCAAGGCCGACGAGGACGGCACCCGCGTGCGGCCCGGCAGTGTCTGGAAGGGAACGCCGCAGTCGTGCGAGGCGCCGACCGTGGGCGCCCGCTTCCGCGTTGAGACGTGCCCGAATACCGGTGGCTCGAACTGGGCGGAACAACAACTGCTTGTAGGCGGCTTCCCGGCCAACGAAATCCGGGCCTGATCCAGCGGCGCCCACCGGGTCGCGGGGACCGGGCGGACAGGCGGGCCACCAGGCCGGCGTCCGGGCGGTGACGGGGCCCACGGACGGCGGAACGTGGGCGCTTCCGCCCGGAATTGGTGAATCCTGAACTGGCAAGAGCTACTTTCGGGCCAACTGTGCACCGAGGACGATCAACCGCAAACACGGTGTGATCAACCACTTTCGTGCGGCTCACGAGGGTTGGAGGCGTAGCCGGACGCCTCCGCAGCGTGGCGGGGAGGATACCGGCCCGTAGGCCAACCCGGCTGGAAAGGGCTGTACCCGTTCCTGCGCTGCCTTGCTAACTTCCGGGGCCCAGAGGCATTGAAAAGTACATGCGAAAAGGTGGTTCATGACCTCCCAAGCTTCAGCGCCGAAGATCCCTCAGCTGTGGGTCCCGCTCCCTTCGGGGATCCACCCGAGTTGGCGTGAGATCGACGATGGTTCCGCCGCCTGGCTCGATCGATTCGGCCTCTACTCCGATCATGCGCAACGGGAACGGCTGACTCGCATCTCCGTGGGTGAGATCACCGGCCGAGGCGGCCCCAACGGGCGTCTGGCGGCTCTGCAGTGGACTGCGGACTTCCTGATGTGGCTGTTCGCGTTCGACGACGAGTACTGCGACGAGGGGCCGACTGCGGCCTCTCCGGACGCCACCCTGCTCATCATCACGAAACTCCAGCGAATCGTCGAAGTCCCCTGGGCCGCCCCGGCTGACGACAACTACAGCGCCGCATTACTCGAGTTGCGTCTGCGCCTCGACGATCTGACGACCCCCGTACAGACCGCGCGCTGGGCCGCCAGCTTCCGCGCATATCTCCAGGGCCAGATCTGGATGGCCGCGAACAGCACGTACGGGCGGATCCCCACCCTCTCCGACCACCTGGCGGTCCGGCTGGACTCGTCCGGCGTCAAGATCTTCTCGACGCTGAGCGAGATCATCCACGGCTACGACCTCCCTGCGGCCGACTACGACCGTCACGACGTCCGCGGGTTCGTCGAGGTCTTCGCCGCGATCATCGGCTGGTCGAACGACCTGGTGTCGTACCACAAGGAGCGTCAGCGGAGTCAGGACAGCTACGGGAACGTCGTCGATCTGATCGCGCACGAACGACAGTGCTCGGTCGAGGACGCCGTGAGCGAGACCGCCACGATGCACACCCGTGCCATGGCTCTCTATCTGCGCCTCCGCGACCAGATCCTCCGCGACGCCGGCCCGGAACTCCGGCGGTGGATCACGGACTGCGACTCCTGGATTCGCGCAGACTACGACTGGTCCCTCACCACCAATCGCTACGTCAATCCGGAGGACCCCGCCGACCTGCCCGACGGCAGCGCGGAATCCCCCTTCCGTGAACGGGAGGCGGACCAGCCACTTCCGATCGCCAGTGTCGCCTGGTGGTGGACGCTGCTGAAGGACTAGGTACATCGTCCGGGTCACTCGCGCCGGGCAAGGCAGTGGTCGATGATGTCCCTGTGACTCACCGCATCAGCGCTCTGATCTCGGCATTCGGTGTGCTCGTCGGCATGCTGTTGCTCGCACTCGCCGTTCGTGAGTACCTCGCCGGAGCATCGGCCCTCCGGGTCGGGGTCGGCGCTCTGATCTTCCTCGGCGCCTCGTACGCCCTGGCTCGTGATGTACGGCGGCTGCGTACCCGAGCGGTTTCCCGAAGGGCGCGAGTCGGGGGACCTCGGCCGTGAGGAGGTCTGACCGGCCTGCTCTTCACGTCTCCCGGACGCCGTCGGACGCAGAAGGACCTTCTCGGTGCGTGGGGTCCGGGGTGGAGGCGATGACACCCCTGCCACGCACCTGAGTCCCGGCAGTGAGCGCGAGCGGGCTGGTACCGAGCGATGGCGCGATCTCGGGAGCCAATTCGAAGGCGCGCCACTTCCAGTCGTCCTCGGGCTCGTCGTTCCGTGTGCTCGCGTCCCAGGCCGGCGGCAGTCCCAGCAGCTCCCGCTGGGCTCTTTCCAGGGCAAGCGGGTGTCCGAGGGTGAGGAGAGAGTCCTCGGGCATCCCCGTCTCGCAATACCGCCGCACGACGTAACCGTGATCGGCGACGAGCCACGCCGGACCATCATCTTGCGCACCGCAGTAGTACGCCTGCGCCATGCTGTAGCGGGCACTCAAGTCGGTGCACAGGCGCATGACTTCGTCGCACCGTTCGCCGTCGGACGGATCGCACCAGGGACCGATCACGAGCGTCCACCCGTCGGCCTCCGGACTCACGTACACCCGGGACCCGGGACCCGGAAGGCGACGTGTTCAGCCTCCTCGGCCGGGGCTGAGACGAACTCCGTCCGCTCTCCCGTGCCGGCCGCGGCCTGACGCGTCCGCACTGCGATGACGGCGCCCCGGAAACCGGCACACACAACAGGTCAGGGTGGGCACCTCCCGTGCGTGCCCACCCTGACCTGTTGTGTGTCTACTGCTGAGGCC
The DNA window shown above is from Streptomyces sp. Alt3 and carries:
- the eccCa gene encoding type VII secretion protein EccCa is translated as MSHIVVKRPPRALPSEVPGEQVQLQPPPELPRGQQEGVMMQLLPMLGMGGSVVFFFMTPNPIMRIMGMIMIASTVAMAISMLVRFRRGTQGQLADMRRDYLKYLTQTRRAVLRTARQQRDAQFYLHPSPEQLWALVAEGSRVWERRVGDADFAHVRIGLGGQELATPLMAPDTAPVDELEPLTAGAMQQFLTTHSTLDGLPMAVSLRAFYHLTISGEAESARATARAMVGALASLHSPEDLVVAVATDRDAAPRWEWAKWLPHVQVQGSTDGAGSRRLITTGVTELEEMLAGRLDGRPRFQPGGQPLLDQPHVVVVLDGESVPATSALASAEGLQGVTVVEIVTGQVNGARGGLSIVVDPHTLQLESGHGLVYDGVPDLLSHEAAEALARQLAPLHVATGGDDDEPLLANLEFTDLLNLGDAASVDVSRTWRARSQAERLRVPIGVGEDGGPVMLDLKEAAQEGMGPHGLCVGATGSGKSELLRTLVLGLAVTHTSETLNFVLADFKGGATFAGMAQMPHVAAVITNLADDLTLVDRMGDSISGELNRRQEMLRDAGNYANIHDYEKARAAGAPLQPIPSLVLVIDEFSELLTAKPDFIEMFVQIGRIGRSLGVHLLLASQRLEEGRLRGLETYLSYRIGLRTFSTGESRAALGVPDAYHLPNVPGSGYLKYGTDEMVRFKAAYVSGVYRSGAQPAASSGPLPVDRRPVLFTAAPVPVRYVQPTAEPGVPDARRSEDDALADTVLDVIVRRLEGRGASAHQVWLPPLDNPPSLDELLPGLSAVEGRGLTQPGFEGAGRLVVPLGVVDKPYEQRRDTLYRDFSGAAGHMQITGGPQSGKSTLLRTLIAGFALTHTPQEVQFYGLDFGGGGMASVSGLPHVGGIASRLDPERVRRTVSEVYGIMARREEYFRSAGIDSIATFRRLRARGEISVTDQPWGDVFLIIDGWGNFRTDYEALEAAAIDIAQRGLGYGIHLIVTASRSMEVRANLKDHLMNRLELRLGDVMDSELDRKAAVNVPAGVPGRGLTPEKLHFMAAVPRIDGINSDSDLSEATAAMNQEVARHWTAAPAPAVRLLPRELPVRDLPAGYAQPERGIAFGIDENNLEPVWLDFERDPFFLVFGESESGKSNLLRMLIKQLTERYDGNAAKFFVIDNRRALLDVTPATHLAEYVPMSNNMEHHADALYDLMKRRTPSPDVTAQELRDRSWWSGPSVFVVVDDYDLVSTSSGNPLSKLTEMLPFSRDVGVRFIIARSTAGAGRALYEPFLQRILELGAQGVMLSGDPIEGDILGNVRPRPMPPGRGVFVTRRRGNPLVQTGLMDGER
- a CDS encoding (+)-(1(10)E,4E,6S,7R)-germacradien-6-ol synthase, translating into MTSQASAPKIPQLWVPLPSGIHPSWREIDDGSAAWLDRFGLYSDHAQRERLTRISVGEITGRGGPNGRLAALQWTADFLMWLFAFDDEYCDEGPTAASPDATLLIITKLQRIVEVPWAAPADDNYSAALLELRLRLDDLTTPVQTARWAASFRAYLQGQIWMAANSTYGRIPTLSDHLAVRLDSSGVKIFSTLSEIIHGYDLPAADYDRHDVRGFVEVFAAIIGWSNDLVSYHKERQRSQDSYGNVVDLIAHERQCSVEDAVSETATMHTRAMALYLRLRDQILRDAGPELRRWITDCDSWIRADYDWSLTTNRYVNPEDPADLPDGSAESPFREREADQPLPIASVAWWWTLLKD